A genomic stretch from Erysipelothrix sp. HDW6C includes:
- a CDS encoding polysaccharide lyase 8 family protein: MKLKKLIVMSITCLLCLSVFTPATVFAEPLIPEDDIGRIIYNLDEYLKGNDVINNNPLSAEKIKAINTAGKQNIPNFDHDGNAVYAGVELDNTNGTDYPVAKLSANIETTYKNLYAVALAYATPGSANNLYQDAATKDALIDALEWVHEKYLKDTDAGYYGNWYSWEIGMPMNLSKILFLLRDDIEMSFINDSITMMDAYIRGDEQLGSPLIGDVNLDARQHTGANLTDITFNRIIQGALTGDVARVDKAVSDMMTVFKTIDPNNIEHGVTDGFYEDGSFIQHSTVAYTGSYGKVLLTRIAQLVTTLDGTRWQDDSLMGIVQDWVYRGFAPVMYEGYMMEIVKGRAVSRTGTGYADAAGVVEALVQLSLGMEADDQFKLQSYIKYLDTIPKLVVNTKGFVSVSNIFAFSAILNDDTIPATNPLNLNQHYAFNLMDKSVHMREDYGFALSRSSNRVSKYEYMSGENLRSWFQGDGAYYLYQSGVDQTEVYGIDYFATVDHYKLPGITTVNEQRQTMPELYGTDFYLHEPEFTSGSVAQNKYVYFPLGTNDYSGSAQLETYAVSGMQLGDEQSYADRDVLPDDFVIYKNAEANKSWFMFDNEIVVLGSNIHDSNNRAMTTTIENKMFAVGEDYQVKTDVAANAQGIYQNLKWLAIDSGLDAKDVGYVFHDNNDITIQDTSRTGRYSTVRNKTTGSADKEVTKNYVTATYEHSEDTTSSYAYSIVPNTNAENLENYAQKDAITVLKNTEDVHAVSQNELGIKGYVFFSENGSVEDITAQDRLIMMRKNNTFSIQDPTHQQETVSFTIDGSYAVESGDATSEIVNGKTTISVNTFQKNGVSQVIELVEKTIEENKDPITLTDEASGVSVTFAHGVLPADTSLSVRVDTERQIRDLSDVVVYDITLQASGATVQPSGNVDVSIKTSKAYNDKLVVLHRVGENAINVPAQQNGAIITFKTDSFSEYIVGRKDGTTPPTVKPQPPVKPDDNGGLPGTGVASSPLIPIGLAVVLSGIVLINVRRKQSKA, from the coding sequence ATGAAATTAAAGAAGCTAATTGTGATGAGTATCACATGTCTTTTATGCTTGTCAGTGTTCACGCCTGCAACAGTATTTGCAGAACCACTTATACCTGAAGATGATATTGGACGTATTATCTATAATCTTGATGAATACCTCAAAGGAAATGATGTTATCAACAACAATCCTTTGAGTGCAGAAAAAATAAAAGCAATCAATACAGCGGGAAAGCAAAACATTCCTAATTTTGATCATGATGGCAATGCAGTCTATGCTGGTGTTGAACTCGACAACACGAATGGTACGGATTATCCTGTTGCGAAACTTTCCGCAAACATTGAAACGACCTATAAGAATCTCTATGCGGTCGCGTTGGCTTATGCAACCCCGGGTTCAGCAAATAATCTCTATCAAGATGCTGCCACAAAGGATGCATTGATTGACGCGCTTGAGTGGGTTCATGAAAAGTATCTCAAAGATACCGATGCGGGTTATTATGGAAATTGGTACAGTTGGGAAATCGGTATGCCAATGAATCTTTCAAAGATCTTATTCTTATTACGCGATGATATTGAGATGTCATTTATCAATGATTCGATTACAATGATGGATGCTTATATCCGTGGGGATGAACAATTGGGTTCCCCTTTGATTGGTGATGTAAATCTTGATGCCCGCCAACATACCGGTGCAAACCTTACTGACATTACGTTCAATCGTATTATTCAAGGTGCCTTAACAGGGGATGTGGCGCGGGTGGATAAGGCAGTCTCGGATATGATGACTGTTTTTAAGACAATCGATCCCAATAATATTGAACATGGTGTTACCGATGGATTCTATGAAGATGGATCATTCATTCAACACTCAACAGTTGCATATACAGGGTCTTATGGAAAAGTATTGCTAACCCGTATTGCACAACTCGTCACAACATTGGATGGGACACGCTGGCAAGATGACTCTTTAATGGGAATTGTCCAAGATTGGGTCTATCGCGGATTCGCACCGGTTATGTACGAAGGCTATATGATGGAGATTGTGAAAGGGCGTGCTGTATCACGAACGGGAACAGGGTATGCGGATGCAGCCGGTGTTGTTGAAGCGCTTGTGCAATTGTCATTGGGCATGGAAGCTGATGATCAATTTAAACTTCAAAGTTACATCAAGTATCTGGATACAATTCCCAAACTTGTTGTAAATACCAAGGGATTTGTCTCGGTAAGTAATATCTTTGCATTCTCAGCAATTCTAAACGATGATACAATCCCAGCAACAAACCCACTTAACTTAAATCAACATTACGCGTTTAATCTGATGGACAAATCAGTTCATATGCGTGAAGATTATGGATTTGCCCTTTCAAGAAGTTCAAATCGTGTTTCAAAGTACGAATATATGTCGGGGGAAAACTTACGATCATGGTTCCAAGGGGATGGTGCCTATTACCTCTATCAAAGTGGTGTTGACCAAACTGAGGTTTACGGTATCGACTATTTTGCAACCGTAGATCACTATAAATTACCAGGTATCACAACAGTCAATGAACAACGTCAAACAATGCCTGAATTGTATGGAACCGATTTCTACCTTCACGAGCCTGAGTTTACATCAGGATCCGTAGCACAGAATAAATATGTTTACTTCCCGCTTGGTACCAATGATTACTCAGGAAGTGCTCAATTGGAAACGTATGCCGTATCAGGGATGCAGTTGGGTGATGAACAATCGTATGCAGATCGGGATGTGTTGCCCGATGACTTTGTAATTTATAAGAATGCTGAAGCTAATAAATCTTGGTTCATGTTTGACAACGAAATTGTAGTTCTGGGGTCAAACATCCACGATAGTAATAATCGTGCAATGACAACCACAATTGAGAATAAAATGTTTGCTGTTGGGGAAGATTATCAAGTGAAAACCGACGTAGCAGCCAATGCACAGGGTATCTATCAAAATCTCAAATGGCTTGCAATTGACAGTGGATTAGACGCTAAAGACGTTGGCTATGTATTCCACGACAATAACGATATTACGATACAAGATACAAGTAGAACCGGTCGATATTCAACCGTTCGCAATAAAACAACAGGTTCTGCTGATAAGGAAGTTACCAAAAACTATGTAACGGCAACGTACGAACACAGCGAAGATACAACAAGCTCATACGCATACAGCATTGTTCCTAATACGAATGCTGAGAACCTTGAGAACTATGCTCAAAAAGATGCTATTACAGTATTGAAGAATACAGAAGATGTTCATGCAGTATCTCAAAATGAGTTGGGTATCAAAGGTTATGTTTTCTTCAGTGAGAATGGAAGTGTGGAAGATATTACAGCGCAAGATCGACTTATCATGATGCGCAAAAACAATACCTTTTCAATACAAGATCCAACCCACCAACAAGAAACAGTTTCCTTCACAATTGATGGAAGCTATGCAGTTGAAAGTGGGGATGCAACAAGCGAAATTGTAAATGGAAAGACAACAATCTCGGTCAACACATTCCAAAAAAATGGAGTATCACAAGTCATTGAATTGGTTGAAAAGACAATCGAAGAAAACAAGGATCCAATCACACTGACAGATGAAGCGAGTGGTGTTTCTGTTACCTTTGCTCACGGTGTGTTACCAGCGGATACATCATTGAGTGTTCGTGTGGATACTGAACGTCAAATCCGTGATCTTAGTGATGTTGTGGTTTATGACATTACGCTTCAAGCGAGCGGAGCAACAGTTCAACCCAGTGGTAATGTCGATGTAAGCATTAAAACATCCAAAGCATACAACGATAAACTCGTCGTTCTTCACCGTGTTGGTGAGAATGCTATAAATGTGCCAGCACAACAAAACGGTGCAATTATCACATTTAAAACGGATTCCTTTTCTGAGTATATTGTGGGTCGCAAAGATGGGACAACACCTCCTACAGTGAAACCACAACCCCCAGTCAAACCCGATGACAACGGTGGGTTGCCAGGGACTGGAGTCGCGTCATCGCCACTTATTCCTATCGGACTTGCAGTTGTTCTAAGTGGTATAGTATTAATAAACGTTAGACGTAAGCAGTCAAAAGCATAA
- a CDS encoding Fic family protein: MTYITLERFYYKNPDLYESEYSKRVASLSTRVFDLPINSSHENTHNLFVITNHEMLSKIDRIYSASLTRIQNNYLNKNSIFVEQYIQKLMVEELIATNEIEGVTSTKAQIEAASISKDNKSRFYFITNKYKKLSLGFTTPFQNVSDFRDVYDDLMLHEISIDKRPDGKLFRKDAVEILSGNGSQKVVHTPFKTEEGITIHLDILLKFMNDGSVSKFVKIALTHYYFEYIHPFYDGNGRTGRYIVSEMLYDFDPLLAFKISKVIKDNQSRYLESFVATKNGYNRGDATPFVLYFLDMILTASDEIDNDLLKSDMKLKKVDAYIRKTISESGKFTNQEIQNLYVFAQSKIVDVKLSLNDVAMNRNVSYPTVNNNIKSLLDEKLITKVPTMFGYYELTDDTYQKILKTEIF, translated from the coding sequence ATGACTTACATAACATTGGAGCGTTTCTACTACAAAAATCCTGATTTGTATGAATCTGAGTACTCAAAAAGAGTAGCATCACTATCTACAAGAGTTTTTGACTTGCCCATTAACAGCAGTCATGAAAACACTCATAATCTTTTTGTCATCACTAACCATGAAATGCTTTCAAAAATTGACCGTATCTATTCTGCCAGTCTAACTCGAATTCAAAACAACTACCTTAATAAAAATAGTATATTTGTAGAACAGTACATCCAAAAATTAATGGTTGAGGAGCTCATTGCGACAAACGAAATCGAGGGGGTTACTTCAACGAAAGCACAGATTGAGGCAGCCTCCATCTCTAAGGACAATAAGTCGAGATTCTATTTTATAACCAATAAATATAAAAAACTTTCACTCGGATTCACAACTCCATTTCAGAATGTATCTGATTTCAGAGACGTCTATGACGATTTAATGTTGCATGAAATTAGCATTGATAAACGTCCAGATGGCAAGCTGTTTAGAAAAGACGCAGTTGAAATTCTGAGTGGTAATGGTTCTCAAAAAGTAGTTCATACCCCTTTTAAAACCGAAGAAGGTATTACTATCCATTTAGATATCTTACTAAAGTTTATGAATGATGGAAGTGTTTCAAAGTTTGTGAAGATTGCACTAACCCATTACTATTTTGAGTATATTCACCCTTTTTATGACGGGAACGGCCGAACCGGTCGATACATAGTTTCTGAGATGTTGTATGATTTTGATCCCTTGCTTGCATTCAAAATTTCAAAAGTTATAAAGGATAACCAATCACGATACTTAGAATCTTTTGTTGCGACCAAGAACGGCTACAATCGAGGTGATGCTACACCCTTCGTTTTGTACTTTCTTGATATGATCCTCACTGCATCAGATGAAATTGATAATGATTTACTAAAATCTGACATGAAACTTAAGAAAGTTGATGCGTATATTCGAAAAACTATTTCGGAGTCCGGAAAATTCACCAATCAAGAAATTCAGAATTTATATGTTTTTGCTCAATCTAAAATCGTTGACGTGAAACTTTCTCTAAATGACGTAGCAATGAATCGGAATGTTTCATATCCTACTGTAAACAATAATATTAAATCTCTACTAGATGAGAAGTTAATCACAAAAGTCCCAACGATGTTTGGCTATTATGAGCTCACTGACGATACCTATCAAAAGATACTCAAAACTGAAATATTCTAA
- a CDS encoding aldehyde dehydrogenase family protein: MKKVMNWIEGSAFAGSGNMITVVNPRDEHEIASISSVTPIEAIQAIETTVQASKAWSQLTYKKRSEVIFNLRTLIAQNEKLLIETIVEENGKTEDEAQAEVSKAIELCEFATSIPSVISGRTQYASNGIEVKEVNQAIGVVAAITPFNFPLMVPMWTIPNALVCGNGFILKPSEKTPSTALIIAQLLKEAGLPDGVFTILQGSREIVDVICDHKDVDVVTFVGSTPVAEIVYRRATSNLKRSLALGGAKNHIIVTPEVDPIITAKEILNAGFGMSGQRCMAASTVLLVGENNGCLDELIKQSVNWIPGVQLAPLVSAESVALVDSYLQTTKGTLRVDGRKTEKPDKGYYIGGSIIEYASYKDMPETELFAPVLEVVHCKTLTEAIALQNESPYANGASIFTDIGENAMVASLGMSSGMIGVNIGVPVPRDPFSFGGLKGSKFGVGDITGYNAIPLFVKCKKITTKWNPEHKKDWMS, from the coding sequence ATGAAGAAAGTAATGAATTGGATTGAAGGAAGTGCGTTTGCGGGATCTGGAAATATGATAACGGTCGTTAATCCTCGCGATGAGCATGAGATTGCTTCAATTTCATCCGTGACACCAATCGAAGCAATCCAAGCAATCGAAACAACGGTTCAAGCAAGCAAAGCATGGTCACAATTAACATACAAGAAACGCAGTGAAGTTATTTTCAACCTTCGCACTCTCATTGCACAGAATGAGAAATTGTTGATAGAAACAATCGTAGAAGAGAATGGGAAAACAGAGGACGAAGCACAAGCGGAAGTGAGTAAGGCGATCGAGTTGTGTGAGTTTGCGACCTCAATTCCATCGGTAATATCCGGTCGTACACAATATGCTTCCAATGGTATTGAAGTTAAAGAAGTCAATCAAGCTATCGGTGTTGTAGCGGCAATAACTCCCTTTAATTTTCCCTTGATGGTTCCAATGTGGACCATTCCGAACGCACTCGTTTGTGGAAATGGATTCATACTGAAACCAAGTGAAAAAACACCGAGTACAGCATTAATTATTGCGCAACTTTTGAAAGAGGCAGGATTGCCGGATGGTGTTTTTACGATACTTCAAGGTTCGAGGGAGATTGTGGATGTGATCTGCGATCACAAAGATGTGGATGTTGTGACGTTTGTTGGTTCAACCCCAGTTGCTGAGATTGTTTATCGCCGGGCAACATCCAATTTAAAACGAAGTCTTGCATTGGGTGGTGCGAAGAATCATATCATCGTAACACCGGAGGTTGACCCAATAATTACTGCCAAAGAGATTCTCAATGCTGGATTTGGAATGAGCGGTCAGCGATGTATGGCGGCATCAACAGTATTGCTTGTTGGTGAGAACAATGGGTGTTTGGATGAATTGATTAAGCAATCAGTGAACTGGATTCCAGGTGTTCAACTCGCACCTTTGGTTAGTGCTGAGTCAGTGGCACTTGTGGATTCATACCTACAGACTACCAAAGGAACGCTTCGTGTTGATGGGCGCAAGACAGAGAAACCCGATAAGGGTTATTACATCGGTGGCAGCATTATTGAATATGCATCGTATAAAGATATGCCAGAAACGGAGCTCTTTGCACCAGTACTTGAAGTTGTTCACTGTAAGACTTTAACGGAGGCAATTGCATTACAGAATGAATCTCCTTATGCCAATGGGGCATCAATTTTCACTGACATTGGTGAAAATGCGATGGTTGCTTCGCTTGGCATGAGTAGTGGGATGATTGGTGTCAATATAGGCGTACCCGTTCCCAGAGATCCCTTTTCCTTTGGGGGATTAAAGGGTTCGAAGTTTGGTGTTGGCGATATTACTGGATACAATGCGATTCCCCTTTTTGTGAAGTGTAAGAAGATAACAACAAAATGGAATCCAGAACATAAAAAAGATTGGATGAGTTAG
- a CDS encoding transaldolase family protein, which produces MKLKEMIEKYPQTQVWNDSCATDELTYALEYGATGATTNPVIVLQVLKDNLSKLEARIRVHCDENPHDSEDEIAWRIIEELGVNASQYLLPEFEKSKGKRGRISFQVNAKYYNNTEHIVAHGLKMASLIPNSQIKAPASAEGIKAFEELTYRGVSINATVSYSVAQAIAVAEAVERGLERRRIEGLDVSTMSPVCTIMSGRVDDYLKSYVDKQGLIVNPEILEHAGVEIAKRAYEIYQERGYTTKILIAAFRNHYHWSAFIGADMILTIPYKWQVRYNNSNVAIEENIHKHIPQPMLDELLTLPDFKKAYEVDGMTVDEFAHFGPFKATMHQFLSGYDELVRIIRDIQI; this is translated from the coding sequence ATGAAACTCAAAGAAATGATTGAAAAATACCCACAAACACAAGTGTGGAATGATTCTTGTGCAACGGATGAGCTAACCTATGCACTCGAATATGGCGCAACAGGAGCAACAACAAACCCTGTGATTGTGCTTCAAGTTTTGAAAGATAACCTCTCAAAACTTGAAGCAAGAATCCGTGTTCATTGCGATGAAAACCCGCATGACAGCGAAGATGAGATTGCATGGCGCATTATTGAGGAATTGGGAGTCAATGCATCTCAATATCTCTTGCCAGAATTTGAGAAAAGTAAGGGGAAACGGGGTCGTATTAGTTTTCAAGTGAATGCGAAGTATTACAACAATACCGAACATATTGTTGCGCATGGTCTTAAGATGGCATCACTTATTCCAAACTCTCAAATTAAGGCGCCAGCATCTGCGGAAGGAATCAAAGCCTTTGAAGAATTAACATACAGGGGTGTCAGCATTAATGCGACGGTATCCTATTCGGTCGCTCAAGCAATTGCCGTTGCTGAAGCGGTTGAAAGGGGATTGGAGCGTCGTCGCATCGAGGGGTTGGATGTGTCCACGATGTCTCCTGTATGTACGATCATGTCCGGACGTGTCGACGATTATCTAAAGAGCTATGTTGATAAACAGGGTCTCATTGTAAATCCTGAGATACTTGAGCATGCAGGTGTCGAAATTGCAAAACGAGCCTATGAGATCTATCAAGAACGCGGTTATACAACGAAAATTTTAATCGCGGCCTTTAGAAACCATTATCATTGGTCAGCATTCATTGGTGCTGATATGATCCTGACAATTCCATATAAATGGCAAGTACGCTACAACAACTCCAATGTTGCGATTGAAGAAAACATTCATAAGCATATTCCACAACCCATGTTGGATGAATTATTAACCCTGCCAGATTTCAAAAAGGCCTATGAAGTTGACGGTATGACTGTGGATGAATTCGCACATTTTGGACCATTTAAAGCAACGATGCACCAATTCTTAAGTGGCTACGATGAACTTGTTCGTATCATTCGAGATATACAAATTTAA
- a CDS encoding PTS fructose transporter subunit IIB, which produces MYIIGITACTAGIAHTYIAKEKLEVAARALGHEVKIETQGTIGAENILTEEDVARASVVIIAADIGISGKDRFKSVPVVEVPISIVMKSPKSLITKIEASLKEKEN; this is translated from the coding sequence ATGTATATTATTGGAATCACAGCGTGTACCGCAGGGATTGCGCATACCTATATTGCGAAAGAGAAGCTCGAGGTTGCTGCTCGTGCATTGGGTCATGAAGTGAAAATCGAAACACAGGGGACCATTGGTGCAGAGAACATTTTGACAGAAGAAGATGTTGCTCGTGCGAGTGTTGTTATCATCGCAGCAGATATTGGGATAAGTGGAAAAGATCGCTTTAAGTCTGTTCCGGTGGTGGAAGTTCCGATTAGCATTGTAATGAAAAGTCCAAAGTCATTGATTACAAAAATAGAAGCATCATTAAAGGAGAAGGAAAACTAA
- a CDS encoding PTS fructose transporter subunit IIC, with amino-acid sequence MKKFEFKRHMMTGISYMIPVVVAGGLLMALGKALGGWDVGNQEGTIPFMINSLGAAAMSFVVPVLTAGIAYSIAERPGIAPGLILGQIAVTSKAGFLGGLIAGIVLGYFINWVKTWKLPNWAKGLMPVMIIPFVTSLIVGMAFLLVISKPIIWFTEFLTVWMMSLNGGSKFIMGAVIGACMGFDMGGPVNKTASAVANGLGTEGVYGPMSAKIVGGMTPPLGIGLAALMVPKKFTKVEVETAKAAVPMGLAFITEGVLPFAAADPLRVIPATMIGSAIAGGLSVMWGVESIAGHGGIFVVPQMTNPVWFMVALAIGSITTAVLYAVLKRPVDESNFEKEEEIIDLDIEIQI; translated from the coding sequence ATGAAAAAATTCGAATTCAAACGTCATATGATGACGGGTATCTCTTACATGATTCCTGTCGTCGTTGCCGGGGGATTGTTGATGGCGTTAGGTAAAGCATTGGGGGGATGGGATGTTGGTAATCAAGAAGGTACCATTCCATTCATGATTAACTCACTTGGAGCTGCAGCAATGTCATTTGTTGTTCCGGTTCTAACTGCTGGTATTGCTTATTCTATTGCGGAACGGCCAGGTATTGCACCAGGATTAATTCTCGGTCAAATTGCGGTTACAAGCAAGGCGGGATTCCTGGGTGGTTTAATTGCTGGTATTGTATTGGGTTACTTTATTAATTGGGTAAAAACATGGAAACTCCCAAACTGGGCAAAGGGTTTAATGCCAGTTATGATTATTCCATTTGTTACAAGCCTTATTGTTGGTATGGCATTCTTACTCGTAATCTCAAAGCCAATCATCTGGTTTACAGAATTCTTAACCGTATGGATGATGAGTCTCAATGGGGGATCCAAATTTATCATGGGTGCTGTAATTGGTGCATGTATGGGATTTGACATGGGTGGACCAGTCAATAAGACAGCATCAGCTGTTGCGAATGGTTTGGGCACCGAAGGTGTCTATGGACCAATGTCCGCTAAAATTGTTGGTGGTATGACACCGCCACTTGGAATTGGTCTTGCAGCACTTATGGTTCCAAAGAAATTCACAAAGGTTGAAGTTGAAACCGCAAAAGCTGCAGTTCCAATGGGACTTGCGTTTATTACTGAAGGGGTCCTTCCGTTTGCGGCAGCCGATCCATTACGTGTTATTCCTGCAACAATGATTGGCTCAGCAATTGCGGGAGGTCTCTCAGTGATGTGGGGTGTTGAGTCGATTGCTGGCCATGGTGGAATCTTTGTTGTTCCCCAAATGACAAACCCAGTGTGGTTTATGGTTGCCCTTGCAATTGGATCGATCACAACTGCTGTATTGTATGCTGTGTTGAAACGTCCTGTTGATGAATCAAACTTTGAAAAAGAAGAAGAGATTATTGATTTAGATATTGAAATTCAAATTTAG
- a CDS encoding class II fructose-bisphosphate aldolase, with amino-acid sequence MYVAMNDLLQDAHKNNYAVMAVNSINMEMVRAVISAAEEERSPIIINIGPGQMKKHADPEIMVPMIKKLAHHAKVPVALNLDHGSDLDFIIKCIQLGFSSVMIDASSFEFEENIKRCSIISALAHAHNITVEGELGHVGQANAGDNHQIDLYTNPEQAKEFVERTGIDALAVAIGTAHGNYPKEFIPKLDFERLALLKKTLDMPLVLHGGSGSGPENIKKAVANGINKINVCTDAFTAGKTAMVKAMEANPNIDYLDLNIAAEVGMKQFVRDYIQLIGSKDRYYYGEVMVVEHE; translated from the coding sequence ATGTATGTAGCAATGAATGATTTACTCCAAGACGCTCACAAGAATAACTATGCAGTTATGGCTGTAAACAGCATAAACATGGAAATGGTTCGTGCGGTTATCAGTGCTGCTGAAGAAGAGCGCTCACCCATTATTATTAACATTGGTCCAGGCCAAATGAAAAAACATGCAGATCCCGAAATCATGGTTCCAATGATCAAAAAATTGGCACACCATGCAAAGGTTCCTGTAGCACTGAACTTGGATCATGGCTCAGACCTTGATTTCATTATTAAGTGCATTCAATTGGGGTTCTCAAGCGTTATGATTGATGCGTCTTCTTTTGAATTTGAAGAAAACATCAAGCGTTGTTCAATAATCTCTGCGCTTGCCCATGCCCATAATATTACGGTCGAGGGCGAACTTGGACATGTAGGCCAAGCCAATGCGGGTGACAATCACCAGATTGACTTGTACACAAACCCTGAGCAAGCAAAAGAATTTGTAGAACGCACAGGCATTGATGCACTTGCTGTTGCCATTGGTACAGCTCATGGTAATTATCCAAAAGAATTCATTCCAAAATTAGATTTTGAGCGCCTTGCACTCTTGAAGAAAACACTGGATATGCCACTTGTTCTTCATGGTGGATCGGGATCAGGTCCTGAAAATATTAAAAAAGCGGTTGCGAACGGTATCAATAAGATTAATGTTTGTACGGATGCTTTCACTGCCGGGAAGACTGCGATGGTGAAGGCCATGGAAGCAAATCCAAATATTGACTACCTAGACCTTAACATTGCTGCTGAAGTGGGCATGAAACAATTTGTACGTGACTACATTCAATTGATTGGGTCGAAAGATCGCTATTATTATGGAGAAGTGATGGTCGTTGAACATGAGTAA
- a CDS encoding RpiB/LacA/LacB family sugar-phosphate isomerase — MRIALLNEFSQAAKNTVIFQELSAVTQENGHHAYNLGMKDDNDHYLTYLNLGVMASLLINTDAVDFIITGCGTGQGALAALNAFPGVVCGYCIEPTDAFLFAQINNGNALSIPYAKGFGWGAELNLNNIFRNAFGSERGQGYPQERKESQNRNAANLFVMKQAIAKDYLQALKAIDQTIVRESVLGKDFQKYFFENCKDDTIRAYIESLISQ, encoded by the coding sequence ATGAGAATTGCGCTGCTGAATGAGTTCAGTCAAGCTGCAAAGAATACAGTGATATTCCAAGAGTTATCAGCAGTAACCCAAGAAAATGGACATCATGCTTACAACTTAGGCATGAAAGATGATAACGATCATTACCTTACTTATTTGAATCTGGGGGTCATGGCTTCCTTGCTGATCAATACTGATGCCGTTGATTTCATTATCACAGGATGCGGTACAGGTCAGGGAGCACTCGCAGCGCTCAATGCCTTCCCAGGAGTTGTGTGTGGCTATTGCATTGAACCAACCGATGCGTTTCTTTTTGCACAAATTAACAATGGCAATGCCCTATCAATACCTTATGCAAAAGGATTTGGTTGGGGTGCTGAACTCAATCTGAATAATATCTTTAGAAATGCTTTTGGATCAGAGCGTGGTCAGGGATATCCACAAGAACGCAAAGAATCCCAGAATAGAAATGCAGCAAATTTGTTTGTCATGAAACAGGCAATTGCGAAAGACTACCTGCAAGCACTCAAAGCAATCGATCAAACAATTGTACGTGAGAGTGTCTTGGGTAAAGATTTTCAAAAATACTTTTTCGAGAACTGCAAGGATGATACAATTAGGGCATATATAGAGTCCTTAATTAGCCAGTAA